One Bradyrhizobium zhanjiangense DNA segment encodes these proteins:
- a CDS encoding HNH endonuclease, producing MGVFIHRLDSIYEDSPAEQYQFPRQYLRRVEACIGDWIIYYEPSKVAETRGYFAIARVQQVIPDPSVSGMYLALIEPGSYLDFANPVPFNGPTGPVERGVLNEQGRISGRAQSAVRSISPDDFNRICELGLAESAPLLPRRDDDVRPLDLNEEQAPFRFEQQRDRVSLTVSRILRDRVFRRIVLRAYDERCAITGLKLINGMGRAEVAAAHIRPVEAHGPDIVSNGIALSGTAHWMFDRGLISLADDLEILISRHTNDLESVRSIINKTGRALEPRRTSDRPHPHFLKWHREHCFKQ from the coding sequence TTGGGGGTATTCATCCATCGACTGGACTCGATTTACGAAGACAGCCCCGCTGAACAATATCAATTTCCCAGGCAGTATCTCCGCCGCGTTGAAGCCTGCATTGGTGATTGGATAATCTATTATGAACCGAGCAAGGTGGCCGAGACGCGCGGCTACTTTGCGATTGCTCGAGTTCAGCAAGTTATTCCCGACCCCAGTGTTTCGGGGATGTATCTCGCCCTGATCGAACCCGGAAGTTATCTCGATTTTGCCAATCCGGTCCCTTTCAACGGGCCGACTGGTCCCGTGGAGCGTGGCGTCCTAAATGAACAGGGACGGATTTCAGGACGTGCTCAGTCGGCAGTTCGTTCAATCTCTCCCGACGATTTCAATCGGATATGCGAGTTGGGGTTGGCGGAGAGTGCACCGCTCCTGCCGCGGCGCGATGATGACGTCCGACCGCTCGATCTTAACGAGGAGCAAGCACCGTTCCGCTTCGAGCAGCAGCGCGATCGTGTTAGCCTTACCGTGTCGAGAATTTTGCGCGATCGAGTCTTCCGCCGCATCGTGCTTCGCGCCTATGACGAGCGCTGCGCTATCACTGGGCTAAAGCTCATTAATGGAATGGGGCGTGCCGAGGTTGCGGCCGCCCACATACGGCCAGTCGAGGCACACGGGCCGGACATTGTTAGCAACGGGATCGCTCTTTCTGGCACCGCGCATTGGATGTTTGATCGTGGTCTCATTAGTTTGGCGGACGATTTGGAGATATTGATCTCACGCCACACAAATGATCTGGAAAGCGTAAGATCCATTATCAACAAGACAGGCCGCGCGCTTGAGCCGCGGCGGACATCAGATCGTCCACATCCACATTTCCTGAAATGGCACCGCGAACATTGCTTCAAGCAATAG
- the guaA gene encoding glutamine-hydrolyzing GMP synthase: MTAAQNDRSASTPSVASAHDKILIVDFGSQVTQLIARRVREDGVYCEIVPFNKAEAAFDEMKPKAVILSGGPESVHEAGSPRAPQSIFDSGVPVMGICYGQMTMAAQLGGEVEGGHHREFGRADVEVKAPSKLFEDVWSLGGKNQVWMSHGDRITKMPPGFSVAGTSPNAPFAIIQDETRKYYGLMFHPEVVHTPDGAKLIRNFVRKIAGLTGDWTMRAFREEEIQKIRQQVGSRKVICGLSGGVDSAVAAVLIHEAIGDQLTCVFVDHGLLRLDEAKTVVDLFRHHYNIPLVHVDASKQFLGELEGVTDPEVKRKTIGRLFIEVFEQEAKKIGGADFLAQGTLYPDVIESVSFTGGPSVTIKSHHNVGGLPERMNMKLVEPLRELFKDEVRKLGRELGLPEIFVGRHPFPGPGLAIRCPGEITRDKLDILRKADAVYIDQIRKAGLYDEIWQAFAVLLPVKTVGVMGDGRTYDYVVGLRAVTSTDGMTADFYQFDMKFLGETATRIINEVKGVNRVVYDVTSKPPGTIEWE, from the coding sequence ATGACAGCAGCACAAAACGACCGCTCCGCGTCGACGCCCTCGGTGGCCTCGGCGCACGACAAGATTCTCATCGTCGACTTCGGCAGCCAGGTGACCCAGCTCATCGCACGTCGCGTGCGCGAGGACGGCGTCTATTGCGAGATCGTCCCGTTCAACAAGGCCGAAGCTGCCTTCGACGAGATGAAACCGAAGGCGGTGATCCTCTCCGGCGGCCCGGAATCGGTGCATGAGGCCGGCTCGCCCCGCGCCCCGCAATCGATCTTCGATTCCGGCGTGCCGGTGATGGGCATCTGCTACGGCCAGATGACCATGGCGGCGCAGCTGGGCGGCGAGGTCGAGGGCGGCCATCACCGCGAGTTCGGCCGCGCCGATGTCGAGGTGAAGGCGCCCAGCAAGCTGTTCGAGGACGTCTGGTCGCTGGGCGGCAAGAACCAGGTCTGGATGAGCCATGGCGACCGCATCACCAAGATGCCGCCGGGCTTCTCCGTCGCCGGCACCTCGCCGAACGCGCCCTTCGCGATCATTCAGGACGAGACGCGCAAATATTACGGCCTGATGTTCCACCCCGAAGTGGTGCACACGCCCGACGGCGCCAAGCTGATCCGCAACTTCGTCCGCAAGATCGCCGGCCTCACCGGCGACTGGACCATGCGCGCCTTCCGCGAGGAGGAGATCCAGAAGATCCGCCAGCAGGTTGGCAGTCGCAAGGTGATCTGCGGCCTTTCCGGCGGCGTCGATTCAGCGGTCGCGGCCGTGCTGATCCATGAGGCCATCGGCGACCAACTTACCTGCGTCTTCGTCGACCATGGCCTGCTGCGCCTCGACGAAGCCAAGACCGTGGTCGACCTGTTCCGCCACCACTACAACATCCCGCTCGTGCACGTGGATGCCTCCAAGCAATTCCTCGGCGAGCTCGAAGGCGTCACCGACCCGGAAGTGAAGCGCAAGACCATCGGCCGCCTCTTCATCGAGGTGTTCGAGCAGGAAGCCAAGAAGATCGGCGGCGCCGACTTCCTGGCGCAAGGCACGCTCTACCCCGACGTGATCGAGAGCGTCTCATTCACCGGCGGACCTTCAGTCACCATCAAGTCGCACCACAATGTCGGCGGCTTGCCCGAGCGCATGAACATGAAGCTCGTCGAGCCCCTGCGCGAGCTGTTCAAGGACGAGGTGCGCAAGCTCGGGCGCGAACTGGGTCTTCCCGAAATTTTCGTCGGCCGCCACCCGTTCCCGGGCCCGGGCCTCGCCATCCGCTGCCCCGGCGAGATCACCAGGGACAAGCTCGACATCCTGCGCAAGGCCGACGCCGTCTACATCGACCAGATCCGGAAAGCAGGCCTCTACGACGAGATCTGGCAGGCCTTCGCCGTGCTGCTCCCCGTCAAGACCGTCGGCGTCATGGGCGACGGCCGCACGTATGACTATGTGGTTGGCCTGCGCGCCGTCACCTCCACCGACGGCATGACCGCGGACTTCTACCAGTTCGACATGAAGTTCCTGGGCGAGACCGCCACGCGCATCATCAACGAGGTGAAGGGCGTGAACAGGGTGGTGTATGACGTGACGAGCAAGCCGCCTGGGACGATTGAGTGGGAGTAG
- a CDS encoding nuclear transport factor 2 family protein gives MSQHHQPSSLAALGRTWIEAWNARDLERVLRLYDEGAVMTSDRIPVMGFDVSGTVRGKDALRAYWGKALGLLPELHFSLIDMFVSPDSVVVFYANERGKKICEYLRVNAAGLIVQGSANHLVQ, from the coding sequence ATGTCACAGCATCACCAGCCATCATCGCTTGCCGCGCTCGGCCGCACCTGGATCGAGGCCTGGAACGCGCGCGACCTCGAACGCGTGCTCAGGCTCTATGACGAGGGGGCGGTGATGACCTCGGACCGCATCCCCGTGATGGGGTTCGATGTCAGCGGCACCGTGCGCGGCAAGGACGCGCTTCGCGCCTATTGGGGCAAGGCGCTGGGGCTGCTGCCGGAGCTGCATTTCTCGCTGATCGATATGTTCGTCAGCCCCGATAGTGTCGTGGTGTTCTACGCGAACGAGCGTGGGAAGAAGATCTGCGAATATCTGCGGGTGAATGCGGCGGGGCTGATCGTGCAGGGGTCGGCGAACCATTTGGTGCAGTGA
- a CDS encoding DHCW motif cupin fold protein yields MKLPTSPFTVTDWSQVEPTTHPGETGQALWRTLNIGDLRVRMVEYSPGYLADHWCDRGHVLYVLKGELDSELRDGRKFKLTAGMSYQVSDFGDAAHRSSTAVGATLFIVD; encoded by the coding sequence ATGAAACTCCCGACCTCCCCCTTCACCGTCACCGACTGGAGCCAAGTTGAGCCCACCACGCATCCCGGCGAGACCGGCCAGGCGCTCTGGCGCACGCTCAATATTGGCGATCTCCGGGTGCGGATGGTGGAGTATTCGCCGGGCTATCTCGCCGATCATTGGTGCGATCGCGGTCACGTGCTCTACGTGCTGAAGGGCGAGCTCGACAGCGAGCTGCGCGACGGGCGCAAATTCAAGCTGACGGCCGGGATGAGCTACCAGGTCTCGGATTTCGGTGATGCCGCGCACCGGTCCTCGACGGCGGTGGGCGCGACGCTCTTCATCGTCGACTGA
- a CDS encoding cold-shock protein — protein sequence MAMGTVKWFNTQKGYGFIQPDDGQKDVFVHISAVERAGLSSLNEGQKVSFDIVADRRSGKSSADNLRVG from the coding sequence ATGGCTATGGGCACCGTGAAGTGGTTCAACACCCAAAAGGGTTATGGTTTCATCCAGCCGGATGACGGCCAGAAGGACGTGTTCGTGCACATCAGCGCCGTCGAGCGCGCTGGCCTCTCCTCCCTCAACGAGGGCCAGAAGGTCTCGTTCGACATCGTCGCCGATCGTCGCAGCGGCAAGTCCTCGGCTGACAATCTCCGCGTCGGCTAA
- a CDS encoding RsmB/NOP family class I SAM-dependent RNA methyltransferase: protein MTPAARLSAAIELIDTIERDRVPAAKALKEWGTAHRFAGSGDRAAIAGLVWDVLRRYASSAFLMDADTARARLIGMLRLERNMDTATMAALFDGSRFAPAPLTEAERAALASRSLSGAPAAVAGDYPDWLDPHFAKVFGEDRAAEAAAMASRAPLDLRVNTLKSNRDKVLRALAHLHAKPTPWSATGLRIELSADARNPGIQAEEDFIKGAIEVQDEGSQLAAQFTAAKPGEQVIDLCAGAGGKTLALAALMQGKGRLIATDRDKRQLAPIHERLSRAGVHNADVRTPKGEADPLADIRASADLVVIDAPCTGTGTWRRNPDAKWRMRPGALEIRLRDQAEVLERAVPLMKPGGRIAYITCSVLSEENGEQVRAFVARHPEFAVVPPGQTASVLWDKAEAFGEAALQSDEGWLMTPRRTGTDGFFVSVLRKAG from the coding sequence ATGACGCCCGCTGCCCGGCTGTCCGCAGCCATTGAACTGATCGACACCATCGAGAGAGACCGCGTGCCCGCGGCCAAGGCGCTGAAGGAGTGGGGCACCGCGCACCGCTTCGCCGGTTCCGGCGACCGCGCGGCCATCGCCGGCCTCGTCTGGGACGTGCTGCGCCGCTATGCCTCGAGCGCGTTCCTGATGGATGCCGATACCGCGCGGGCGCGGCTGATCGGCATGCTGCGCCTCGAGCGCAACATGGATACGGCCACCATGGCCGCGCTGTTCGACGGCAGCCGGTTTGCCCCCGCGCCGCTGACGGAGGCCGAGCGGGCCGCGCTCGCCTCGCGGTCGCTGAGTGGTGCGCCGGCTGCGGTCGCCGGCGACTATCCGGACTGGCTCGATCCGCACTTTGCAAAAGTGTTCGGCGAGGACCGCGCCGCCGAGGCTGCGGCGATGGCGAGCCGGGCCCCGCTCGACCTGCGCGTCAACACGCTAAAATCCAATCGGGACAAGGTGCTGCGTGCGCTTGCTCATCTTCATGCGAAACCGACGCCTTGGTCCGCAACGGGCTTGCGCATCGAGCTTTCGGCCGATGCGCGCAACCCCGGCATCCAGGCCGAGGAGGATTTCATCAAGGGCGCAATTGAAGTGCAGGATGAGGGATCGCAGCTTGCAGCCCAATTCACCGCGGCAAAACCCGGCGAGCAGGTGATCGACCTCTGCGCCGGCGCCGGCGGCAAGACGCTGGCGCTCGCCGCCCTGATGCAGGGCAAGGGCCGGCTGATCGCCACCGATCGCGACAAGCGCCAGCTCGCCCCGATCCACGAGCGGCTGTCGCGCGCCGGCGTCCACAATGCCGATGTCCGCACGCCCAAGGGCGAGGCCGATCCGCTTGCCGACATCCGTGCGTCGGCTGATTTGGTCGTGATCGACGCGCCATGCACGGGAACCGGCACCTGGCGCCGCAACCCCGACGCCAAATGGCGCATGCGGCCGGGCGCGCTGGAGATTCGCCTGCGCGACCAGGCCGAGGTGCTGGAGCGCGCGGTTCCGCTGATGAAGCCGGGGGGCCGCATCGCCTACATCACCTGCTCGGTGCTGTCGGAGGAGAACGGCGAGCAGGTGAGGGCGTTCGTCGCCCGCCATCCCGAGTTTGCGGTGGTGCCGCCGGGGCAGACCGCAAGCGTGCTCTGGGACAAGGCGGAGGCTTTCGGCGAGGCCGCGCTGCAGTCAGATGAAGGCTGGCTGATGACACCGCGGCGGACCGGAACGGACGGTTTCTTCGTGTCGGTGCTGCGGAAGGCGGGCTGA
- a CDS encoding MAPEG family protein: MSVQMVLLPIFVQVALTFALLIGMVVARRKTLVSGETQIRDIALGEPNWPKGATQIANCYRNQFELPVLFYVLIALALPLRRADLFIVLMSWVFVVTRFAHAGVFVSSNDLGRRSTVWLASALVLLAMWVYFALKLLLLI, from the coding sequence ATGTCCGTTCAAATGGTCCTGCTGCCGATCTTCGTGCAAGTCGCTCTCACCTTCGCGCTCTTGATCGGAATGGTGGTGGCGCGCCGCAAGACGCTGGTCTCGGGCGAGACCCAGATCCGCGACATCGCCCTGGGCGAGCCGAACTGGCCCAAGGGCGCCACACAAATCGCCAATTGCTACCGCAACCAGTTCGAGCTGCCGGTGCTGTTCTACGTCCTGATCGCGCTGGCATTGCCGCTGCGCCGGGCCGATCTCTTCATCGTGCTGATGTCCTGGGTGTTCGTGGTGACGCGCTTTGCCCATGCCGGCGTGTTCGTCTCCTCGAACGATCTCGGCCGGCGCTCGACGGTCTGGCTCGCCAGTGCGCTGGTGCTGCTGGCGATGTGGGTCTACTTCGCGCTGAAGCTGCTCCTGCTGATCTGA
- a CDS encoding acriflavin resistance protein: MNILSSLFAQSADGRHGILMSALSGIAAALAVALAMTVYFRLSYLTWRDAVRHGLAALAAIVLFAFAAYDMRHAALAHLGLNPSKPAVEFEIRMPREMLAAVTDSQIELHTDRNQTLALVDGVRDLSDGRALLRGAVALNHRTADRVLVVSLPGKGTFEFRLRLPAEPHRSEQFGPWHLADRIASPLAGPVAPQDGYTIRYRVL, translated from the coding sequence ATGAATATCCTGTCCAGCCTTTTCGCCCAATCGGCCGACGGGCGGCACGGCATTCTGATGTCGGCGCTGTCCGGCATTGCTGCCGCGCTTGCGGTGGCGTTGGCGATGACGGTCTATTTCCGCCTGAGCTACTTGACCTGGCGCGACGCCGTCAGGCACGGCCTTGCGGCGCTCGCCGCGATCGTCCTGTTCGCCTTTGCCGCCTACGACATGCGCCATGCCGCCCTCGCCCATCTCGGCCTCAACCCGTCCAAGCCGGCGGTCGAGTTCGAGATCCGCATGCCCAGGGAGATGCTGGCGGCGGTCACCGACAGCCAGATCGAGCTGCACACCGACCGCAACCAGACACTGGCGCTGGTCGACGGCGTGCGCGACCTCTCGGACGGGCGCGCGCTGCTGCGTGGCGCGGTGGCGCTCAACCACCGCACCGCCGACCGCGTGCTGGTGGTGAGCCTGCCCGGAAAGGGCACGTTCGAATTCCGCCTCCGCCTGCCCGCAGAGCCGCATCGCTCCGAGCAGTTCGGCCCCTGGCACCTCGCCGACCGCATCGCCTCGCCGCTGGCCGGCCCCGTCGCGCCGCAGGACGGCTACACGATCCGCTATCGCGTGCTTTAA
- a CDS encoding metallophosphoesterase family protein, with product MSEFRLTQISDTHLGRRFPGLIANFQRVSEHIDANRPDLVVNTGDVSFDGPTGRDDVVFAKYLHDALPVACRYLPGNHDIGDNPTMIGPAPKPPVSEAQRRQFCDIIGEDHWAFEAAGWRFIGLNSLVMNSGLAFEAEQFDWLARELARTTGKPVALFLHKPVFLNLPDDAETAETAIRYVPQPARARLIEMFAHVDLRLIASGHVHQRRDFTYRHTRHVWAPSTGFVINDARQDRIAIKEVGLVEYRFQPDSLEVRHVRAAGQIDVDIEEILAQMGSEH from the coding sequence ATGTCCGAATTTCGCCTCACGCAGATTTCCGACACCCATCTCGGCCGGCGCTTTCCCGGCCTGATCGCCAACTTCCAGCGCGTCAGCGAGCACATCGACGCCAACCGGCCCGATCTCGTCGTCAATACCGGCGATGTCTCGTTCGACGGCCCGACCGGGCGCGACGATGTCGTATTCGCGAAATACCTGCACGACGCCCTGCCCGTCGCCTGCCGTTACCTGCCCGGCAATCACGACATCGGCGACAATCCGACCATGATCGGACCGGCGCCGAAGCCGCCGGTCAGCGAGGCACAACGCCGGCAATTTTGCGACATCATCGGCGAAGATCACTGGGCGTTCGAGGCCGCGGGCTGGCGCTTCATCGGCCTCAATTCCCTTGTCATGAATTCAGGGCTCGCCTTCGAGGCCGAGCAGTTCGACTGGCTGGCACGGGAGCTCGCGCGCACCACTGGGAAGCCGGTCGCGCTGTTCCTGCACAAGCCGGTGTTTCTCAACCTGCCCGACGATGCCGAGACAGCGGAGACCGCGATCCGCTACGTGCCGCAGCCGGCCCGGGCGCGATTGATCGAGATGTTTGCGCATGTCGATCTGCGCCTCATCGCCAGCGGCCATGTGCACCAGCGGCGCGACTTCACCTATCGCCACACCCGCCACGTCTGGGCGCCATCGACGGGCTTCGTCATCAACGATGCGCGGCAGGACCGGATTGCAATCAAGGAAGTCGGGCTGGTCGAATACCGTTTCCAGCCTGACAGCCTCGAGGTTCGTCACGTCAGGGCCGCGGGCCAGATCGATGTCGATATCGAGGAGATCCTCGCCCAGATGGGCAGCGAGCACTAG
- a CDS encoding NADP-dependent oxidoreductase produces MSQGKRIVLAARPVGEPKSSDFRLEEFAVPTPGPGEVLLRTIWLSLDPYMRGRMSEGPSYAAPVPIGGVMEGEAVSEVAASNNPDFAVGDIVRIRSGWQTHAISSGKGLIKVDPKLGPISTSIGVLGMPGMTAYTGLLDIGKPQAGETVVVAGASGAVGSAVGQIAKIKGARAVGIASGKDKCDYVVKELGFDACIDHRNPDLAAKLKDACPKGIDVYFENVGGAVFEAVFPLLNPFARVPVCGLIAHYNDTEAKPPKWAASMMRATLTKRLTFRGFIVSDFASRHGDFLRDMSAWVREGKVKYKEFVTEGLESAPGAFMGLLKGANFGKQLVRVGPDKA; encoded by the coding sequence ATGTCCCAAGGCAAACGCATCGTTCTCGCCGCGCGTCCCGTCGGCGAGCCCAAGTCGTCCGATTTTCGCCTGGAGGAATTCGCTGTTCCGACGCCCGGGCCGGGCGAGGTCCTGCTGCGCACGATCTGGCTGTCGCTCGATCCCTATATGCGCGGGCGCATGAGCGAGGGGCCGTCCTATGCCGCACCGGTGCCGATCGGCGGCGTGATGGAAGGCGAGGCGGTCAGCGAGGTCGCGGCCTCCAACAATCCTGATTTCGCGGTAGGCGACATCGTGCGCATCCGCTCCGGCTGGCAGACCCACGCCATCTCCAGCGGCAAGGGCCTGATCAAGGTCGATCCAAAGCTCGGGCCGATCTCGACCTCGATCGGTGTGCTCGGCATGCCCGGCATGACGGCGTACACAGGCCTGCTCGACATCGGCAAGCCGCAAGCGGGCGAGACCGTCGTCGTCGCCGGCGCCTCCGGTGCGGTCGGCTCGGCCGTGGGCCAGATCGCCAAGATTAAGGGCGCACGCGCAGTCGGGATCGCCAGCGGCAAGGACAAGTGCGATTATGTCGTCAAGGAGCTCGGCTTCGATGCCTGCATCGATCACCGCAACCCCGATCTCGCGGCCAAGCTGAAGGACGCCTGCCCGAAGGGCATCGACGTCTATTTCGAGAACGTCGGCGGCGCGGTATTCGAGGCGGTGTTCCCGCTGCTCAATCCATTCGCGCGCGTGCCGGTTTGCGGCCTGATCGCGCACTACAACGATACCGAGGCCAAGCCGCCGAAATGGGCCGCCAGCATGATGCGCGCGACCCTGACCAAGCGGCTGACTTTCCGTGGCTTCATCGTCTCCGACTTCGCCTCCCGCCATGGTGACTTCCTGCGCGACATGTCGGCCTGGGTCCGCGAGGGCAAGGTGAAATACAAGGAGTTCGTCACCGAGGGCCTCGAGAGCGCGCCCGGCGCCTTCATGGGGCTCCTGAAGGGCGCCAATTTCGGCAAGCAGCTGGTGCGGGTGGGGCCGGATAAGGCCTGA
- the guaB gene encoding IMP dehydrogenase: MATVQLQGIREAFTFDDVLLKPGLSEVMPGEVDIRSRVTRAIPLNIPIMASAMDTVTEARMAIAMAQAGGLGVIHRNFDPEGQAAQVRQVKRYESGMVVNPLTISPEATLDDALKLMSDHGISGIPVVTGAGKSTPGKLVGILTNRDVRFATNRQQKISELMTHENLVTVRENVSQDEARRMLHQHRIEKLLVVDEQYRCVGLITVKDMEKAVAHPLACKDAQGRLRVAAATTVGDTGFERTERLIDAGVDLVVVDTAHGHSRHVLHAVNRIKRLSNSVQVVAGNVATTEGAQALIDAGADCIKVGIGPGSICTTRIVAGVGVPQLTAIMDAVEAAKKSDIPVIADGGIKFSGDLAKALAAGADIAMVGSLLAGTDETPGEVFLWQGRSYKAYRGMGSVGAMARGSADRYFQQDIKDALKLVPEGIEGQVPYKGPVGNVMHQLAGGLRAAMGYVGARDMKDLHQKAQFVRITGAGLRESHVHDVTITRESPNYPGGG, encoded by the coding sequence ATGGCCACGGTGCAACTTCAAGGCATTCGCGAAGCCTTCACGTTCGACGACGTGCTGCTGAAGCCGGGCCTGTCCGAGGTCATGCCGGGCGAGGTCGACATCCGGTCCCGCGTCACCCGCGCCATTCCGCTCAACATCCCGATCATGGCCTCCGCCATGGACACCGTCACCGAGGCGCGCATGGCGATCGCCATGGCGCAGGCCGGTGGCCTTGGCGTCATCCACCGCAATTTCGATCCCGAAGGGCAGGCCGCCCAGGTGCGGCAGGTCAAGCGCTACGAGTCGGGCATGGTGGTGAACCCGCTCACCATCAGCCCCGAGGCCACGCTCGATGACGCGCTCAAGCTGATGAGCGATCACGGCATCTCCGGCATTCCCGTCGTCACCGGCGCCGGCAAGTCCACGCCCGGCAAGCTGGTCGGCATCCTTACCAACCGCGACGTGCGGTTTGCGACGAACCGGCAGCAGAAAATCTCCGAGCTGATGACGCACGAAAATCTCGTCACGGTGCGCGAGAACGTCAGCCAGGACGAGGCGCGGCGGATGCTGCACCAGCATCGCATCGAGAAGCTGCTCGTGGTCGACGAGCAATATCGCTGCGTCGGCCTCATCACCGTGAAGGACATGGAGAAGGCGGTCGCCCATCCGCTCGCCTGTAAGGATGCGCAGGGCCGCCTGCGCGTTGCTGCCGCCACCACGGTCGGCGACACCGGCTTCGAGCGCACCGAGCGGCTGATCGATGCCGGTGTCGACCTCGTCGTCGTCGATACCGCGCACGGCCATTCCCGCCACGTGCTGCACGCCGTGAATCGCATCAAGCGTCTCTCCAATTCCGTGCAAGTCGTTGCCGGCAACGTTGCCACCACCGAAGGCGCGCAGGCACTGATCGACGCGGGTGCGGATTGCATCAAGGTCGGCATCGGCCCGGGCTCGATCTGCACCACCCGCATCGTCGCCGGCGTCGGCGTGCCGCAGCTCACCGCGATCATGGACGCGGTGGAAGCTGCGAAGAAGTCCGACATTCCCGTCATCGCCGACGGCGGCATCAAGTTCTCCGGCGATCTCGCCAAGGCGCTCGCCGCCGGCGCCGACATCGCCATGGTTGGCTCGCTGCTGGCCGGCACCGACGAGACACCGGGCGAAGTGTTTTTGTGGCAGGGCCGTTCCTACAAGGCCTATCGCGGCATGGGCTCGGTCGGCGCGATGGCGCGCGGCTCGGCCGATCGCTACTTCCAGCAGGACATCAAGGACGCGCTCAAGCTCGTGCCCGAAGGCATCGAGGGCCAGGTGCCGTACAAGGGCCCGGTCGGCAACGTCATGCACCAGCTCGCCGGCGGCTTGCGCGCCGCGATGGGCTATGTCGGCGCGCGCGACATGAAGGATCTGCACCAGAAGGCCCAATTCGTCCGCATCACCGGCGCGGGCCTGCGCGAAAGCCACGTCCACGACGTGACGATCACGCGCGAGAGCCCGAACTATCCGGGCGGGGGCTAG
- a CDS encoding MFS transporter, with amino-acid sequence MVDKQRVIPLIVATALFMENMDSTVIATSLPAIAADIGTSPLTLKLAITSYLLSLAVFIPASGWTADRFGARMVFAIAVGVFMVGSVGCALSTSVTDFVFARILQGMGGAMMTPVGRLVLLRSVDKSALVNAMAWVTVPALIGPVIGPPLGGFITTYASWHWIFLINIPIGLLGIFMALRFIDPIKSETQEPFDLYGMVLAGIGLAGIAFGLSVAGLNLLPWSTVAALVVGGAISMTLYVLHARRTGSPVLDFSLLKLPTLRAAIFGGFMFRLGIGALPFLLPLLMQIGFGLSPFHSGLVTFASSLGAMGMKTLAARLIRTFGFRNLMTVNAVVSAFFLGVCALFTVTTPLLIIMVILVVGGFFRSLEFTAINTVAYADVETAQMSRATTLVSVNQQLAVSAGVAVGAACVETTMWFSHVSELNATVFAPAFIVVALTSAASSWFFWQMPVDAGHEISGRKAVEIASRKGAGKGAAKAAVKVATEDTQDVRDQRLG; translated from the coding sequence ATGGTCGACAAGCAACGCGTCATTCCGCTGATCGTGGCCACCGCGCTCTTCATGGAGAACATGGACTCGACGGTGATCGCGACCTCGCTGCCGGCGATCGCGGCCGACATCGGCACCAGCCCCCTGACGCTGAAGCTCGCGATCACCTCCTATCTGCTGTCGCTGGCGGTGTTCATCCCGGCGAGCGGCTGGACCGCCGACCGCTTCGGCGCGCGCATGGTGTTCGCGATCGCGGTCGGCGTGTTCATGGTCGGCTCGGTCGGCTGCGCGCTTTCGACCTCGGTCACCGACTTCGTGTTCGCGCGCATCCTGCAAGGGATGGGCGGGGCGATGATGACGCCGGTCGGACGTCTCGTGCTGCTGCGCTCGGTCGACAAGAGCGCGCTGGTCAATGCGATGGCCTGGGTGACGGTCCCTGCCCTGATCGGCCCCGTGATCGGGCCGCCGCTCGGCGGCTTCATTACGACGTACGCCTCCTGGCACTGGATCTTCCTGATCAACATCCCGATCGGGCTGCTCGGCATCTTCATGGCGCTGCGTTTCATCGATCCCATCAAGAGCGAGACGCAGGAGCCGTTCGATCTCTACGGCATGGTGCTGGCGGGCATCGGGCTTGCCGGCATCGCGTTTGGTCTCTCCGTCGCCGGGCTCAACCTGCTGCCCTGGAGCACGGTTGCGGCCCTGGTCGTGGGCGGCGCGATCTCGATGACACTGTATGTCCTGCACGCGCGGCGGACGGGATCGCCGGTGCTGGACTTTTCGCTTCTGAAGCTGCCGACGCTACGCGCGGCCATTTTCGGCGGGTTCATGTTCCGGCTCGGCATCGGCGCGCTGCCGTTCCTGCTGCCGCTGTTGATGCAGATCGGCTTCGGGCTGTCGCCGTTCCACTCGGGCCTGGTCACTTTTGCCTCCTCGCTCGGCGCCATGGGCATGAAGACGCTGGCGGCGCGCCTCATCCGCACCTTCGGCTTCCGCAATCTGATGACGGTAAACGCGGTCGTCAGCGCGTTCTTCCTCGGCGTCTGTGCCCTGTTCACGGTGACGACACCACTGCTCATCATCATGGTGATCCTGGTGGTGGGTGGCTTCTTCCGTTCGCTGGAGTTCACCGCGATCAACACGGTCGCCTATGCCGACGTCGAGACCGCGCAGATGAGCCGCGCCACCACGCTGGTCAGCGTCAACCAGCAGCTCGCGGTCTCAGCCGGCGTCGCCGTCGGCGCGGCGTGCGTCGAGACGACGATGTGGTTCAGCCATGTCAGCGAGCTCAACGCCACCGTATTCGCGCCCGCCTTTATCGTGGTCGCACTGACCTCGGCAGCATCGAGCTGGTTCTTCTGGCAGATGCCCGTTGACGCCGGCCACGAGATCTCCGGCCGCAAGGCGGTGGAGATCGCGAGCCGCAAGGGTGCGGGCAAAGGCGCAGCCAAAGCGGCGGTCAAGGTGGCGACGGAGGATACGCAGGACGTGCGGGATCAGCGGCTGGGGTAG